One Mytilus trossulus isolate FHL-02 chromosome 5, PNRI_Mtr1.1.1.hap1, whole genome shotgun sequence DNA segment encodes these proteins:
- the LOC134719667 gene encoding potassium voltage-gated channel protein Shaw-like: MSFFSGIFNASTGVFQRKKMKNKGKNENISPLHALLPGAKITNGGSKISVNVGISQETLIFNIGGVKFETYRSTLFKQPKSSLAKKEFLLKHYRPEFKDYFFDRDPDTFKVVLNYLRSGELHLPTYMCGPAIKTELAFWGIPEGLIERCCSMNYNSYNKTLDALNQLEHDRKGSFILSQEDSNSKNTSTIDSFRTKVSFVLNQPDSSNTARLYGVISLLVVTLSITSFLAESHPSNRITNYYTEVTRVFNETLNATVDIVTEKSEELPHPVLLRIDLACMIFFTIEYLIRVLTARKRFRYMRSVMGVIDLVALLPDYVQLLILAFDPVLAGTDTAKIIAILKVTRVLRIFRLVRHIPGLWILIYTLKASLKELLLMTAFLMVGMLIFSSLIYFVDDRETFTSIPHSFWWALITMTTVGYGDMYPVTAWGYVIGSLTALSGLLMIGFSVPILVNNFLMYYKYTEIAIDEERLKRTKLSHESSHSAKNNGGLNLSTNENNNKCEHIFTLEMSEKL, translated from the exons atgtcgttTTTCAGTGGAATATTTAATGCTTCTACTGGTGTTTTTCAACGAAAGAAGATGAAGAACaaaggaaaaaatgaaaatattagtCCATTACATGCGCTGTTGCCTGGCGCTAAAATTACCAATGGTGGCTCAAAGATTTCAGTGAATGTAGGAATTTCTCAAGAAACACTGATATTTAACATCGGCGGAGTGAAATTTGAGACATATCGTTCAACTCTGTTCAAACAGCCCAAAAGTTCGCTTGCTAAAAAGGAGTTTTTGTTGAAGCATTACAGACCAGAATTCAAAGATTATTTCTTTGATAGGGACCCAGATACATTTAAG GTTGTGTTGAATTATTTACGTTCCGGCGAACTCCATTTGCCGACGTATATGTGTGGTCCAGCCATCAAAACTGAACTTGCATTCTGGGGGATACCGGAAGGACTTATAGAAAGATGCTGCAGCATGAATTATAATTCCTACAACAAAACTCTTGATGCGCTAAACCAACTCGAACATGACCGAAAAGGCAGCTTTATTTTATCACAAGAAGATAGCAATTCTAAAAACACTTCTACGATAGATAGCTTCCGGACGAAAGTGTCTTTTGTGCTGAACCAACCAGATTCTTCCAATACAGCCAGG tTGTATGGCGTTATATCACTACTGGTCGTTACATTATCAATAACATCTTTTCTTGCCGAATCACACCCTTCAAACCGTATTACAAATTACTACACTGAAGTCACACGTGTGTTTAACGAAACATTGAATGCAACAGTTGATATAGTGACTGAGAAGTCAGAAGAACTTCCTCATCCGGTTCTACTAAGGATAGACTTAGCGtgtatgatattttttactATTGAATATTTGATACGAGTTCTTACAGCCAGGAAGCGATTCCGGTATATGCGTTCAGTAATGGGCGTCATCGATCTGGTTGCCTTGTTGCCAGATTATGTTCAACTACTCATATTGGCCTTTGATCCTGTGCTTGCTGGAACAGACACCGCCAAGATTATTgctattttgaaagttacacgtGTTCTCCGGATTTTCCGTCTGGTCCGACATATTCCTGGACTTTGgattttaatttatacattaaaAGCAAGTTTAAAGGAGCTGTTATTGATGACTGCGTTTTTAATGGTGGGGATGCTGATATTTTCATCtctaatatattttgttgatgaCAGAGAAACATTCACGAGCATTCCACATAGTTTCTGGTGGGCTCTTATTACTATGACAACTGTTGGTTATGGCGACATGTATCCCGTGACCGCATGGGGGTATGTGATTGGCTCACTTACTGCCCTGTCTGGTCTTCTTATGATTGGATTTTCGGTACCTATTCTTGTCAACAACTTtcttatgtattataaatataccGAGATTGCCATAGACGAAGAGAGATTGAAACGTACTAAACTTTCCCATGAATCATCGCACAGTGCTAAAAACAATGGTGGACTTAATTTATCaaccaatgaaaacaataacaaatgtgAGCATATATTTACTTTGGAAATGAGTGAGAAACTGTGA